One Bacteroidales bacterium genomic window, TCAGGGTTACTTACAGCAATAAGATGATATCTCCTGCAAAGAGGCTGTCTTTACAAGGCAGCCTCTTTTTGGTTTATATAGAAAAGAAAAGAAAAAAACTCCCGGCTGTTTTGCCGGGAGTTTTTTTCTTTATTTGTTTTATGGAATCGCTCAATTTGAGCTTTTGTTGTTTCCATTGGCATGCAGCCCGCATTCTTTCTTATCGGGCTCTTCCCACCACCATCTTCCTGCGCGTACATCTTCTCCGGGTTTTACAGCTCGTGTACACGGTTCGCAACCTATGCTGGGATAACCTTTATCATGGAGTTCATTGTAAGGCACTCCATTCCCTTTGATGTAATTCCATACATCTTTCTCGGACCAGTTATAAAGCGGATTCACCTTGATCATCTCGTTTTGCGCATCCCATTCTATGGGCTGCAGATTGGTCCTGGTAACCGATT contains:
- a CDS encoding phosphoadenosine phosphosulfate reductase family protein; this encodes SVTRTNLQPIEWDAQNEMIKVNPLYNWSEKDVWNYIKGNGVPYNELHDKGYPSIGCEPCTRAVKPGEDVRAGRWWWEEPDKKECGLHANGNNKSSN